The following proteins come from a genomic window of Dehalococcoidia bacterium:
- a CDS encoding adenylate kinase: protein MTARRRIVVYGATGSGKTTLGRRLAAELGLRHIELDALYHGPNWTPATPDEFVSRIEAAVAASHQGWVADGNYGVARPVLLPRADTVIWLRLPWRVSYWRMLTRTLRRFLTREELWNGNRETARLLLFDKDSLLLWGIRQHRPSQERIRAALSEIPHQAEVIEARSSREVDALLRRLREESRPGREEGQAS, encoded by the coding sequence GTGACTGCACGGCGGCGCATCGTCGTTTACGGCGCGACGGGATCAGGCAAGACGACGCTCGGGCGGCGGCTCGCGGCCGAGCTGGGGCTGCGGCACATCGAGCTGGACGCGCTCTATCACGGCCCGAACTGGACGCCGGCGACTCCGGACGAATTCGTGTCCAGGATCGAGGCGGCCGTGGCGGCGAGCCACCAGGGCTGGGTCGCGGACGGCAACTATGGCGTCGCGCGTCCCGTCCTGCTGCCGCGTGCGGATACGGTGATCTGGCTGCGCTTGCCCTGGCGCGTCTCCTACTGGAGGATGCTGACGCGGACTCTCCGCCGCTTCCTGACGCGCGAGGAGCTCTGGAACGGGAACCGTGAAACGGCCAGGCTCCTGCTCTTCGACAAGGACTCGCTACTCCTATGGGGCATCAGGCAGCACCGGCCTTCCCAGGAGCGTATCCGCGCGGCGCTGTCGGAAATCCCACACCAGGCCGAGGTGATCGAAGCGCGCTCTTCCCGGGAGGTTGATGCGCTGCTGCGGCGGCTACGTGAG